Proteins from a genomic interval of Streptomyces sp. NBC_01445:
- a CDS encoding crotonase/enoyl-CoA hydratase family protein: MSDLVLTSFSDGVAVVTINRPEARNAVNRAVADAVAEAIDELDARDDLVVGVITGAGGTFCAGADLKALAAGERSGIPGRGFCGVTETPPAKPLIAAVEGYALGGGTELALACDMVVAARTAKFGLPETKRGLIAAGGGLVRLPRKIPYNIAMQYALTGAFLGAERAHGLGLVNELTAQGEALTGALALAQEIAANGPLAVRASKQIVVESADWTADEAWERNTAACAPVFASADAKEGARAFAEKRAPVWGGR, translated from the coding sequence ATGTCCGATCTGGTCCTCACCTCGTTCTCCGACGGTGTCGCCGTCGTGACGATCAACCGTCCCGAAGCCCGCAACGCCGTGAACCGCGCGGTGGCGGACGCCGTCGCCGAGGCGATCGACGAGCTCGACGCCCGCGACGACCTCGTCGTCGGTGTCATCACGGGTGCCGGCGGCACCTTCTGCGCCGGTGCCGACCTCAAGGCCCTTGCCGCGGGCGAGCGTTCCGGGATCCCCGGCCGCGGTTTCTGCGGCGTCACCGAGACCCCGCCCGCCAAGCCGCTGATCGCGGCCGTCGAGGGCTACGCGCTCGGCGGCGGCACGGAACTCGCCCTGGCCTGCGACATGGTCGTCGCCGCCCGCACCGCGAAGTTCGGACTCCCGGAGACCAAGCGCGGCCTCATCGCGGCCGGTGGCGGGTTGGTGCGCCTGCCCCGCAAGATCCCGTACAACATCGCGATGCAGTACGCGCTCACCGGCGCGTTCCTCGGCGCCGAGCGCGCCCACGGCCTCGGCCTGGTCAACGAACTGACCGCGCAGGGCGAGGCGTTGACGGGTGCTCTCGCGCTCGCGCAGGAGATCGCCGCGAACGGCCCCCTCGCCGTGCGGGCCAGCAAGCAGATCGTCGTCGAGTCGGCCGACTGGACAGCCGACGAGGCGTGGGAGCGCAACACCGCCGCCTGCGCCCCGGTCTTCGCGTCGGCGGACGCCAAGGAGGGCGCGCGGGCCTTCGCCGAGAAGCGGGCCCCCGTCTGGGGCGGCCGCTGA
- a CDS encoding acyl-CoA dehydrogenase family protein encodes MRRRVFTKDHEAFRTTVRDFIAEEVVPHYADWERRGHVPRELYRKLGDLGVFGINVPEEYGGAGVTDFTYQTVIREECGRAGVGFGAESVHTCLVLPYLLEFGSEEQKKRWLPGFLSGETMTAIAMTEPGTGSDLAGIATRATLSADGTHYVLNGAKTFITGGAQADLILVVCRTSPYDPADRRGGLSILCVDTTSGGFAVGRKLDKIGLRAQDTAELSFTDVKVPVRDLLGQEGAAFAYLTHNLAVERLGAAIGAYANAAGAIGLAQEYVSGRQVFGKPVAAFQNTKFVLAECATEVAAAQALVDRALEEHAAGELTPADAARAKLFCTEVAGRVIDKCLQLHGGYGYMLEYPIARLYADTPVNRIYAGTSEVMKTIIAKDLGL; translated from the coding sequence GTGCGTCGCAGGGTGTTCACCAAGGACCACGAGGCATTCCGGACGACCGTCCGTGACTTCATCGCCGAGGAGGTCGTCCCCCACTACGCGGACTGGGAGCGGCGGGGCCACGTGCCGCGCGAGCTGTACCGCAAGCTCGGCGACCTCGGCGTCTTCGGCATCAACGTGCCCGAGGAGTACGGCGGCGCGGGCGTCACCGACTTCACCTACCAGACCGTGATCCGCGAGGAGTGCGGGCGCGCGGGCGTCGGGTTCGGCGCGGAGTCCGTGCACACCTGCCTCGTCCTGCCGTACCTGCTCGAGTTCGGCAGCGAGGAGCAGAAGAAGCGCTGGCTCCCCGGCTTCCTGTCCGGCGAGACGATGACCGCGATCGCCATGACGGAGCCCGGGACCGGCTCCGACCTCGCCGGCATCGCCACGCGCGCCACCCTCTCCGCCGACGGCACGCACTACGTCCTCAACGGCGCCAAGACGTTCATCACCGGCGGCGCGCAGGCAGACCTGATCCTGGTCGTCTGCCGGACCTCGCCCTACGACCCCGCCGACCGCCGCGGGGGGCTCTCGATCCTGTGCGTGGACACCACGTCCGGGGGATTCGCCGTCGGCCGCAAGCTCGACAAGATCGGCCTGCGCGCGCAGGACACCGCCGAACTGTCCTTCACCGACGTCAAGGTGCCGGTACGCGACCTCCTCGGCCAGGAGGGCGCGGCCTTCGCCTACCTCACCCACAACCTCGCGGTGGAGCGCCTCGGCGCCGCCATCGGTGCCTACGCCAACGCCGCCGGCGCGATCGGCCTCGCCCAGGAGTACGTGAGCGGGCGCCAGGTCTTCGGGAAGCCGGTCGCCGCCTTCCAGAACACCAAGTTCGTCCTCGCCGAGTGCGCCACCGAGGTCGCCGCCGCCCAGGCCCTCGTGGACCGCGCCCTGGAGGAGCACGCGGCGGGTGAGCTGACGCCGGCCGACGCGGCCAGGGCCAAGCTCTTCTGCACCGAGGTCGCGGGTCGCGTCATCGACAAGTGCCTCCAACTGCACGGCGGATACGGCTACATGCTCGAGTACCCGATCGCCCGCCTGTACGCGGACACCCCCGTCAACCGGATCTACGCCGGTACCAGCGAGGTCATGAAGACGATCATCGCCAAGGACCTCGGGCTCTGA
- a CDS encoding aldehyde dehydrogenase has protein sequence MTDSHAVVEHRTLFIGGRWAEPAGRDTIEVISPVTERVVGRVPHATPEDVDLAVAAAREAFDHGPWPRLPLKERIEVVTRIKDALAARHQELAELITLQNGSPMLFSVRGQALSAVGTFGVAIAAAGRIQEEEEREGTGGPVLVRREPVGVVAAITPWNVPQLTIAGKLAPALLAGCAVVLKPSPETPLDALWLAQVCADAGLPEGVLSVLPADRETSSYLVAHPGIDKVAFTGSVGAGKAIAAAAARNLTRVSLELGGKSAAILLDDADLSVAVPAIVGGTCAANSGQACVALTRILVPAARYDEVAAVLTGAFAGLKVGDPSDPATVVGPMVTRKQRERNLDYIRIGREEGAKVLTGGGVPSGLTTGWYVEPTLFGDVTNDMRIAREEIFGPVVCLIRYETEDEAVALANDSEFGLSGAVFGADEARATEVARKVRTGTITVNGFRLDLAAPFGGYKNSGIGREFGPEGLAAYFEYKTVNLPAPAKA, from the coding sequence ATGACCGACAGCCACGCCGTCGTGGAACACCGCACGCTCTTCATCGGCGGCCGCTGGGCCGAGCCGGCCGGCCGCGACACCATCGAGGTGATCTCGCCCGTGACCGAGCGCGTGGTCGGCCGCGTGCCCCACGCGACGCCCGAGGACGTGGACCTCGCGGTCGCCGCGGCACGTGAGGCGTTCGACCACGGCCCGTGGCCGCGGCTGCCGCTCAAGGAGCGCATCGAGGTCGTCACCCGTATCAAGGACGCCCTCGCCGCCCGCCATCAGGAGCTCGCCGAGCTGATCACCCTGCAGAACGGCTCGCCCATGCTGTTCTCGGTGCGGGGTCAGGCCCTGTCCGCCGTCGGTACCTTCGGTGTCGCCATCGCTGCCGCCGGCCGGATCCAGGAGGAGGAAGAGCGCGAGGGCACCGGCGGCCCGGTCCTCGTACGCCGCGAACCGGTCGGTGTGGTCGCCGCGATCACCCCGTGGAACGTGCCGCAACTGACCATCGCGGGCAAGCTGGCCCCGGCGCTGCTCGCGGGCTGCGCCGTCGTACTGAAGCCGTCGCCGGAGACACCGCTCGACGCCCTGTGGCTGGCGCAGGTGTGCGCCGACGCGGGTCTGCCCGAGGGTGTCCTCAGCGTTCTGCCGGCCGACCGTGAGACCAGCTCCTACCTGGTGGCGCACCCGGGGATCGACAAGGTCGCGTTCACCGGCTCGGTCGGCGCGGGCAAGGCGATCGCAGCCGCCGCCGCCCGGAACCTCACGCGAGTCTCCCTCGAGCTGGGCGGCAAGTCCGCCGCGATCCTGCTCGACGACGCGGACCTCTCCGTCGCCGTGCCCGCGATCGTGGGCGGCACCTGCGCCGCGAACAGCGGCCAGGCGTGCGTCGCCCTCACCCGCATTCTCGTGCCCGCCGCCCGCTACGACGAGGTGGCCGCCGTCCTCACCGGCGCCTTCGCCGGGCTCAAGGTCGGCGACCCGTCCGACCCGGCCACCGTGGTCGGCCCGATGGTGACGAGGAAGCAGCGGGAGCGGAACCTCGACTACATCCGCATCGGCCGGGAGGAGGGCGCCAAGGTCCTCACCGGCGGCGGCGTCCCCTCGGGACTGACCACCGGCTGGTACGTCGAGCCGACCCTGTTCGGCGACGTCACCAACGACATGCGGATCGCCCGCGAGGAGATCTTCGGCCCGGTCGTCTGCCTCATCCGCTACGAGACCGAGGACGAGGCGGTCGCCCTCGCCAACGACTCCGAATTCGGCCTGTCCGGCGCCGTGTTCGGCGCCGACGAGGCGCGCGCCACGGAGGTAGCCCGCAAGGTGCGCACCGGCACCATCACCGTCAACGGCTTCCGCCTCGACCTGGCCGCCCCCTTCGGCGGCTACAAGAACTCCGGCATCGGCCGCGAGTTCGGTCCCGAGGGCCTCGCGGCCTACTTCGAGTACAAGACCGTCAACCTGCCGGCTCCGGCCAAGGCCTGA
- a CDS encoding thiolase family protein: MRDAVIVDAVRTPVGRRGGSLSRLHSASLSAHVLNALVERVGFDPALVDDVIWGCASAVGMQAGCVGRAAVLAAGWPESVPAVTVDRQCGSSQQAVHQAAAGVISGQYDVAVAGGVEIMSRLPLGTTRGDGSFGEPFGPDVFDRYDGIRFNQGMGAQMIADEYGITRTEMDQHGLDSHARAAQAVDEGRFKDQIAPITVTDEDGTTRVFDTDEGIRRGSTLDKLAGLKPAFKEDGTITAGNASQVSDGTGALLVTTGAFAKAQGWTPMARIHTAVVAGTDPVTMLKGPIPATAKALKKAGLSMDDIGAFEINEAFASVSLAWLRETGADYERMNPLGGAMAIGHPIGGSGARIMTTLVHHMRDNGIRYGLQSMCEGGGMANATILELL, translated from the coding sequence ATGCGCGACGCAGTGATCGTCGACGCGGTACGCACCCCCGTCGGCAGGCGCGGCGGCTCGCTCTCACGGCTGCACTCCGCCTCACTCTCCGCCCATGTGCTCAACGCCCTTGTCGAGCGCGTCGGTTTCGACCCGGCCCTCGTCGACGACGTGATCTGGGGCTGCGCCTCCGCGGTCGGCATGCAGGCCGGCTGTGTCGGCCGCGCCGCCGTACTGGCCGCGGGCTGGCCCGAGTCCGTCCCCGCCGTCACCGTCGACCGACAGTGCGGCTCCTCGCAGCAGGCCGTGCACCAGGCCGCGGCCGGGGTCATCTCCGGCCAGTACGACGTGGCTGTGGCAGGCGGCGTCGAGATCATGAGCCGGCTGCCGCTCGGCACCACGCGCGGCGACGGCTCGTTCGGCGAGCCCTTCGGCCCCGACGTCTTCGACCGCTACGACGGCATCCGCTTCAACCAGGGCATGGGCGCCCAGATGATCGCCGACGAGTACGGCATCACCCGCACCGAGATGGACCAGCACGGCCTCGACTCCCACGCGCGTGCCGCCCAGGCCGTCGACGAGGGCCGCTTCAAGGACCAGATCGCCCCGATCACCGTCACCGACGAGGACGGCACCACCCGCGTCTTCGACACCGACGAGGGCATCCGCCGCGGCTCCACCCTCGACAAGCTCGCCGGCCTCAAGCCCGCCTTCAAGGAGGACGGCACCATCACCGCGGGCAACGCCTCGCAGGTCTCCGACGGCACCGGCGCGCTGCTCGTGACGACCGGCGCGTTCGCGAAGGCGCAGGGCTGGACGCCCATGGCGCGTATCCACACCGCCGTGGTCGCGGGCACCGACCCGGTCACCATGCTCAAGGGCCCGATCCCCGCCACGGCCAAGGCCCTCAAGAAGGCCGGCCTGTCGATGGACGACATCGGCGCCTTCGAGATCAACGAGGCGTTCGCCTCCGTCTCGCTCGCCTGGCTGCGCGAGACCGGCGCCGACTACGAGCGCATGAACCCGCTCGGCGGTGCCATGGCCATCGGCCACCCCATCGGCGGCTCCGGCGCCCGCATCATGACCACCCTCGTCCACCACATGCGCGACAACGGCATCCGCTACGGACTCCAGTCCATGTGCGAGGGCGGCGGCATGGCCAACGCCACCATCCTCGAACTCCTCTGA
- a CDS encoding zinc-binding dehydrogenase, whose protein sequence is MHAAILHNTGDGSLDVRDVETVSFGPGRVRVKMHKAGLCHSDLSAMSGVLAHPAPFIPGHEGAGEVVEVGEGVTHVKPGDRVIVCWMPPCDKCPSCKAGEGHMCRSGYRNLGNPNFKDGETIVPGMLGAGTFAEETVIAAYAAIPIPDDVPYEIAALIGCGVTTGIGAALNTARVKPGSSVVVIGLGGVGISILQGAKVAGAARIIAVDPTAGRRETALKFGATDAVAPEDLAETVKGLTGGFGVDYAFEAVGKAATLRAAYDVTRLGGTVCLVGAGSRTEMTDISMGELVMSEKAILPSFYGGDDVRRTYATIIDLWRAGRIDLDSMITHHVPLTDINEAIRQMHTGEALRTIIDIA, encoded by the coding sequence GTGCACGCAGCAATCCTGCACAACACCGGAGACGGCAGCCTGGACGTGAGGGACGTCGAGACCGTGTCCTTCGGCCCCGGCCGGGTCCGCGTCAAGATGCACAAGGCCGGCCTGTGCCACTCCGACCTGTCGGCCATGAGCGGTGTGCTCGCGCACCCCGCGCCGTTCATCCCCGGCCACGAGGGCGCGGGCGAGGTGGTCGAGGTCGGCGAGGGCGTCACGCACGTCAAGCCCGGCGACCGCGTCATCGTCTGCTGGATGCCCCCGTGCGACAAGTGCCCCTCCTGCAAGGCGGGCGAGGGCCACATGTGCCGCAGCGGCTACCGCAACCTCGGCAACCCCAACTTCAAGGACGGCGAGACGATCGTCCCCGGCATGCTCGGTGCCGGCACGTTCGCCGAGGAGACGGTCATCGCGGCGTACGCGGCCATCCCGATCCCCGACGACGTGCCCTACGAGATAGCCGCCCTGATCGGCTGCGGCGTCACCACCGGCATAGGCGCCGCCCTCAACACGGCCAGGGTGAAGCCGGGTTCGTCGGTCGTCGTGATCGGCCTCGGCGGCGTCGGCATCAGCATCCTCCAGGGCGCCAAGGTGGCCGGAGCCGCGCGGATCATCGCCGTCGACCCGACCGCCGGCCGCCGTGAGACGGCCCTGAAGTTCGGCGCCACCGACGCTGTCGCCCCCGAGGACCTGGCAGAGACCGTCAAGGGCCTCACCGGCGGATTCGGCGTCGACTACGCCTTCGAGGCCGTGGGCAAGGCCGCCACGCTGCGCGCCGCGTACGACGTGACCCGCCTCGGCGGCACGGTCTGCCTGGTCGGCGCCGGCTCCCGTACGGAGATGACCGACATCAGCATGGGCGAACTGGTCATGAGCGAGAAGGCGATCCTGCCGTCGTTCTACGGAGGCGACGACGTCCGCCGCACCTACGCCACGATCATCGACCTGTGGCGCGCGGGCCGGATCGACCTCGACTCGATGATCACGCACCACGTCCCTCTGACGGACATCAACGAGGCGATCCGCCAGATGCACACGGGCGAGGCGCTGCGCACGATCATCGACATCGCGTAA
- a CDS encoding acyl-CoA thioesterase, with protein sequence MPAMPATPTAPGHATGRGPAGDFGGFLNLEQLDRDLFRGWCHAGIPLRAFGGQVAAQALTAAGRTVPDDRAVHSLHGYFLRAGDTRRPLVYTVERVRDGSSYLSRRVTAVQGGEIVFTLSASFKKREPAEDRQTTMPDTPDPGSLPDLYEIWSRNNPEDYAQAEFRRVLEMRYVPGPDVATPGLTEQKLWMRSVEPLPDDPMLHACALAYASDLFLAPATVLSTELPRMLRDEPPSMFLTSLDHAVWFHRPFRADAWMLFAQRSPTAGDGRGLAFADVWSLDGELIAHVVQETVVRHAR encoded by the coding sequence ATGCCCGCCATGCCCGCGACACCCACAGCGCCGGGCCACGCGACGGGACGGGGCCCGGCCGGCGACTTCGGTGGCTTCCTGAACCTGGAGCAGCTGGACCGCGACCTGTTCCGCGGCTGGTGCCACGCCGGCATCCCGCTGCGTGCCTTCGGCGGACAGGTCGCGGCCCAGGCGCTCACGGCCGCGGGCCGGACCGTGCCCGACGACCGGGCCGTGCACTCGCTGCACGGGTACTTCCTGCGCGCGGGAGACACCAGACGCCCCCTCGTCTACACGGTGGAGCGGGTCCGGGACGGATCGTCCTATCTGTCGCGCCGGGTCACCGCCGTGCAGGGCGGCGAGATCGTCTTCACTCTCTCCGCCTCCTTCAAGAAGCGGGAGCCGGCCGAGGACCGCCAGACCACCATGCCGGACACCCCTGACCCCGGGTCGCTGCCCGACCTGTACGAGATCTGGTCGCGGAACAACCCTGAGGACTACGCGCAGGCCGAGTTCCGCCGCGTTCTCGAGATGCGCTATGTCCCCGGGCCCGACGTGGCGACCCCCGGCCTCACGGAGCAGAAGCTCTGGATGCGCTCGGTCGAACCCCTGCCCGACGACCCGATGTTGCACGCCTGCGCGCTCGCGTACGCCTCCGACCTGTTTCTGGCCCCGGCGACCGTCCTGTCGACCGAACTGCCCCGGATGCTGCGCGACGAGCCGCCGTCGATGTTCCTCACCTCCCTCGACCACGCCGTCTGGTTCCACCGGCCGTTCCGCGCCGACGCGTGGATGCTGTTCGCCCAGCGCAGCCCCACCGCGGGTGACGGCCGCGGCCTCGCCTTCGCGGACGTGTGGAGCCTTGACGGCGAGCTCATCGCCCACGTGGTGCAGGAAACCGTGGTGCGCCACGCACGCTGA
- a CDS encoding serine hydrolase domain-containing protein — MEQRNGWADERFGAVADVFARNFTEFPELGAAVTVFAGGRKVVELWGGVADERTGRAWERDTTVPVFSCAKGLVSLTAHLLAQEGRVDLDAPVSRYWPEFARHGKETVTTRMVLGHRAGVPALDRVLSFEEIAGWAPVIRAIEEQKPLWEPGTAYEYHGHVFGFLVGEVIRRITGRTPGACFRRTVGDPLGLRAWIGLPAVESDRVARLVEAEGRPGMPGPEHLLTRIVTMNGALVFPGLDAPHGWNDPELHAMELPGAGAVASASGLAGLYAAAVTGIEGGERLLTTDTVTDAVREVSSGEGWLGFDAGARWGSGFLLDSPSFRPMLGARSFGNDGAGGQFAFGDDEFGVGFAYVANRMIGHGDARANRLIAAVRECLGA, encoded by the coding sequence ATGGAGCAGCGCAACGGTTGGGCCGACGAACGCTTCGGGGCGGTCGCCGACGTGTTCGCGCGGAACTTCACGGAGTTCCCCGAACTCGGCGCTGCCGTCACGGTGTTCGCCGGCGGACGCAAGGTCGTCGAGCTGTGGGGCGGCGTCGCGGACGAGCGGACCGGGCGTGCCTGGGAACGGGACACCACCGTCCCCGTCTTCTCCTGCGCCAAGGGCCTCGTGAGCCTCACCGCCCATCTGCTCGCGCAGGAGGGTCGGGTCGACCTCGACGCTCCGGTGAGCCGCTACTGGCCGGAGTTCGCCCGCCACGGCAAGGAGACCGTCACCACCCGCATGGTCCTCGGCCACCGTGCGGGAGTGCCCGCCCTCGACCGGGTGCTCTCCTTCGAGGAGATCGCCGGCTGGGCACCGGTGATCCGTGCCATCGAGGAGCAGAAGCCCCTGTGGGAGCCGGGCACCGCGTACGAGTACCACGGTCACGTGTTCGGCTTCCTCGTCGGCGAGGTGATCCGGCGTATCACCGGCCGCACCCCGGGCGCCTGCTTCCGCCGTACGGTCGGTGACCCACTCGGGCTGCGGGCCTGGATCGGCCTGCCCGCCGTCGAGTCGGATCGTGTGGCCCGGCTCGTCGAGGCCGAGGGGCGGCCGGGGATGCCGGGACCCGAGCACCTGCTCACGCGCATCGTGACGATGAACGGCGCGCTCGTCTTTCCCGGGCTCGACGCGCCGCACGGCTGGAACGACCCGGAGCTGCACGCCATGGAACTCCCCGGAGCGGGCGCGGTCGCCTCCGCGAGCGGCCTCGCCGGGCTCTACGCGGCCGCCGTGACCGGTATCGAGGGCGGGGAGCGGCTGCTCACGACGGACACGGTGACCGACGCGGTACGTGAGGTGTCCTCGGGGGAGGGGTGGCTCGGCTTCGACGCGGGCGCGCGCTGGGGATCGGGCTTCCTGCTCGACTCGCCGTCCTTCCGCCCGATGCTCGGTGCCCGCAGCTTCGGCAACGACGGCGCCGGAGGCCAATTCGCCTTTGGGGACGACGAGTTCGGGGTCGGCTTCGCCTATGTGGCCAATCGAATGATCGGCCACGGCGACGCCCGCGCCAACCGCCTGATCGCGGCTGTACGCGAGTGTCTCGGCGCGTGA